The window ttttaaaaatatgacatccAATGTAtgtatctgattttaaaaatttgggcCAGGAgaaaaattggacaaaatatgTGAGTTTTTACATTAGGTTCAGATTGTAAAGCCATTGAAAAGAGTTATTTTCCATGGTTTTGTATCATTgcaatgtcaaaaaaaaaaagtgggaagggggaatggaaaaaggaaacaaagctaagcaagcagaaaaagagaatattCTGAACACACTTGGGACATCATAAACATTGCTGACTGAAATATGAATTCTTCCACATTTCTCTGCAAAGCCTTACAACACAGAGGATGCAATGGAGGCCTCAAATGTCACAAACGTGAAGCTGCCAACATAAGGCTTTCCAACCTGTGATCTGATCCCTCAGCACCTTTGTACAGGACACGAGAGTGATCCCGACAGGCGGCAGTGAGGAAACGGGCAAGGCCAATGAAGCACAGGAACGTGAAACCAAGAGGACAACGTCCACGCTCCCCCAGCCTCACTCTcaggctctctctgccctctaGGTACACCTGTGCTGTGTTGCTGCCAATAACCCCCAGCCATGAGTTCCGACGCTGAGATGGCCGTTTTTGGGGAGGCAGCTCCATACCTCCGAAAGTCTGAAAAGGAGCGCATTGAAGCCCAGAATAGGCCCTTCGATGCCAAGAATTCTGTCTTTGTGGTGGATGCTAAGGAATCCTACGTGAAAAGCACAGtccagagcagagaaggggggaaGGTGACGGTGAAGACTGACGCTGGGGCTGTAAGTAACACAAAGGGAGGTGGGCAAACATAACTGATGCTTTTCTGTTCCTCAGCTGATAAGCACCAGCTCCTTCTCTTAACAGACTGTCACAGTTAAGGAAGATCAAATCTTCTCCATGAACCCTCCCAAATACGACAAGATCGAGGACATGGCCATGATGACGCACCTGCACGAGCCCGCCGTGCTGTACAACCTCAAAGAGCGTTACGCAGCCTGGATGATCTACGTGAGcacccccttctttttcttttcactttccacTAACTTCATGAACTATGTTAGCTAAACCCtattaaagactttattttttgatttgGTTATGATAATATTAAGACTAATCATCTGGTTACTGTTGTGAATTctaatgtatttgaaaatgtgCATGGGAAAAGCCATCTACTTAATGCTGAATTAATTGGCAAACTGAAGCATCTTGTGtagggtgtgtgtgggtgggaggCAGCCTTAGGAGAACCATCCTGGTGCTCTGGTCCCTCTCCCTTTGCACATCGAGCAGTATTTCCAAGGTGATTGCTGACTGAGCAAGCTTGTCATTTCCCAGACCTACTCGGGCCTCTTCTGTGTCACCGTCAACCCCTACAAGTGGCTGCCGGTGTACAACCCCGAGGTGGTGACGGCCTACCGAGGCAAGAAGCGCCAGGAGGCCCCGCCCCACATCTTCTCCATCTCCGACAACGCCTATCAGTTCATGCTGACAGGTGAGTCCATAATTACAATTTACGGAGTCATTTATGAGGCAAGTATATACTGATAACACAAAAGACGCAGAGGCAGTACTTTGAGAATAAAATGTTCAGcacaaacataataataatgatagtatgCTAATATGGCAAGTAGtatactataataataaaattgggaAATATACTTAGAATAAAATGGACCAGTTCCAAAAACATAGAGAATTTTGCTTATATTTCCATGGTAAAATCCATACTAATTAATGCTAATTTCAGCTCAAAATTAACCAAATGTAGGTACCATCTATGCATTTTAATCACAGCTAATGTGTCCTCTCTCCTAGAGAGTGAGCTTTGAAAGCTCACAGCTTTGAAAGCTCACAGGTCGCCACAATCACGACACAAAACTTTGGATGGGACATTAATAGCATGATGAGATTTTGCACTATGGACCAAGTGGCTAAATGGATAATGGAGCCAATACTCATTGGATATTGATACATGACCCTCACAGACATTTTGTTGAAATAGTGCATCACACGTTCTATGTCACACTAAAGGTCGCAGGAGTGCAACACACTGGCTAATTAACACATCTTTTtgctacttattttaaaaagaatcttgtgaaaaaagcaaagcacCAATCCATatagttatttttgtgtgtgtgagtggggggttTTAAAAGGCAATTTTGAGTTTGCAAGCACTGTGTTAATCTATGTGCTAAGTGTATTTTTTAGCATTATCTCCGGTTTCTCTTTCACAGATCGTGAGAACCAGTCGATCCTGATCACGTATGTAGATTTCAGTGCCTTTCTTTCTGTTGGATTTTGGTAGCGGTAGTGGTTAGACTCTGACTTGTCCCTCGTGTGGACTTGGCAGCGGTGAATCCGGGGCGGGCAAGACCGTGAACACCAAGCGTGTCATCCAGTACTTTGCAACCATCGCAATcactggagagaagaaaaaagaagaacctACTCCTGGCAAAATGCAGGTGGGTATGATACTCTTCCCAGGATGCAAGACATCAGAGGCTCTGAAAAATCTGACTAAGTCCTTTAGAGCCACGGCCACCAATGTAGGTGACGCCCAAATGCGGAAAATAACTCTTGGGTGGGCTGTAAGAATGAGATGATTGATTGTTGCTGGGTGCGCCAGGTAGTAGTTCTCACAACCATTTATGAGGAGGAAAAACCAGGCATTGCGGAATACAGAAATCAAGGCCATGTCACTGGAgtacctccctcccccactttgtcTTCCTTCTACTTGCTGCAGAAAGCCTCCCCAAAGTTACAGAGGTCTGcgaagggggaagggggcaggacaGGAAGTCAATGGGAGGCTACCTCAGCAGACTGCAACTCATCTTCTCCGGGGTCTTTTTGTCCatcttcctcatttctcttcAGGGAACCCTTGAAGATCAAATCATCAGCGCCAACCCCCTACTGGAGGCCTTTGGCAACGCCAAGACCGTGAGGAACGACAACTCCTCTCGCTTTGTGAGTCTCTTGCTCTTCCTTTTCACGTGAACATCAGCACTGACACTTCTGGACGTGTGGTGTCGACATCTTTACCGTCTGGTTCGGTCCGTAGCTAAAGAAAACATTTGTCTGCCTTTGAATGTGTACAAAAagtcttcctttgcctttttaagGGAAAATTCATCAGGATCCATTTTGGTGCAACAGGCAAACTGGCTTCTGCAGATATTGAAACATGTAAGTTAATAAATATTAGggattaaaaatctttttctttcagggAATATATTGAAAATCTTATTTGTGTTGGGTGAACTTTTCAAATGCTTAATTTTCCAttgtgccttttcttttaaaCGTGCTCGATCTGCTTTTCTAGATCTGCTAGAGAAGTCCCGAGTTACTTTCCAGCTAAAGGCTGAAAGAAGCTACCACATATTTTATCAAATCATGTCCAACAAGAAACCAGAGCTTATCGGTAAGAAGTATCTGTGATTTATTTCCACCGAGGAAGAATAAAAGCCCTTCTTCCTAATAGTCCCTCTAAAAAGTTTCTCATGACCAAAGTAATTCTGGCTATACTTGTTCTTTTCCACATGCACAGAAATGCTCCTGATCACCACCAACCCATACGACTTTGCCTTTGTCAGTCAAGGTGAAATCACAGTGCCCAGCATTGATGATCAGGAAGAGTTGATGGCCACAGATGTAAGTAATAGGtacaaaacaggaaaaagcaAATTCATCTTGCAGTATACGACACTCTCCTCTATAGAGTGAACAGCATTAGCAGAAAGACATTAGGGGCAATATTACCTTTCAGGCTTCCTTACCCTTGGAACAAAGTTATAGGATGTTCCAATGACCTCTACCATGTATCAGAAAACTTTAAAAGTCTGGAATAAACATCGAGCGTTAGGCATTTCTCAGCTGGtttgctccttttttctttttttctcattggtcATTGGGGTCCATTTTTGTACTCCAATAGTGACATTTCTCCTATGTCACACCCTACAGCCAAGAGTCTTGGAAAAGGAGCTAAAAGATTTTTAACAGAACATGATATTTCCACAGTTCTTCTGTAACTGGACGTAAATACGAACTTTGTTTCATATGTAACTCTGTGGGCCAATGGTATTCCCTTCTCCCCCCCAACTCCACCCCATGTAGCATTTGAAGAAATGGATTCTCTACCTCAAAAATTCATTTTGGGACTCCATGAACGTTTAGTTTTGGGAACtatagattctgtctcccttctcttctttttttaaggatcattgctcttttattttctttatacatatactttatacatatttcaagttttcttttgaatttctgaATAGTCAACCTTCAATTATTCTCAACTTTAAGACCAGTGGGAACACCCCAATATTCCCAAGACAAGATTGAGAGTTGCTTACAAGAatactttttctcttaaaatattacaTTCAAAAACTCTATGAACTATTTGTGTGCCTTTATCTGATAAATAACAGCTTTCACAAGCTTTAACCCATTATTATTCCTATGTCCAAAAGTGTTAGGAGttgacaggttaaaaaaaaaaacaaaacttagtaGTCTTGCCCCAAGACTTCTGTAATATTAAGGTCGGGTCAGTGAGCTGGAAGTAAATTATCTGGAGAGTCTTAGGAGACACGAGTGTTACATAACCAAGCTCTCCCTGCTTTCTCAAAGCCTAACATGGGCAACTAAGAAGGTGATCAAAATCTGATAGAGAAAAAAGATACAACAATACTTCAATGAAAGCAGTTCTGTTCAGAAATGTGTCTTCCCTGCATGAGGAACAACCAGGTGAAGTTCCCTGCCAGGCATCTCACGGGACCTGATATCATAGAAGAACATGGGGAAAAACACAGGGCATGTGTTGTCCTCCTCATACCCTCTTCCCAACTTCACCTGCCCTGTCCAGGAAGGCAGGCTAGGATTACATATTTGGCTGGGACAACACAGGAGGAAAAGGAGCAAACAGACTTGTGAGGCAAAGGGAACCCACGAGATAAGAAACATACGGGGCAAGGCTGGGGtcatgtggagaaacaggaagagcGTTGGCCTTGGCATCCAAAGCCAAGGCTCTGAGTCCTGGCTAGGTGAGTGTGGACAAGTCGCATAAGATCTTCCCTCTTCACCTGACTCCATGGGAAACTGATGCATACCTCTTGGTGCTGCTTTGTGGAACTAAGTGCTAAAGAACAGGAGTGCCTTTAGACAGCAAAGTGCTAGTCAAATGCAAAGGCAAGACAGGGTGAGAAGGTGGGGAGGCAGGCCCCTGTGTACTGAGGGCATCTGCCATGGTGATCATTGCGAGCCGAGTCAAATCCAACTCTTTCCACAGAGTGCTGTGGACATTCTGGGTTTCAGCACTGACGAAAAGGCTGCCATCTACAAGCTCACGGGCGCCGTGATGCATTACGGGAACATGAAGTTCAAGCAGAAGCAGCGTGAGGAGCAGGCTGAGCCTGACGGCACCGAAGGTACCTACACTCCCTGCTTGCTCACGTCGTTCAATTGAGATTATAGCTGACACCATCAGTTCCTCAAGGGCAAGGGCCCTGGGTTCACTTTCTTGACTTATCCGACAGTGGGGAAAACTAGAAGGGAACAGAAATGACACACACTGCATGTTTTACACAACTGAGATTTGTGGAGATGTGATTTCTGCCGATTCCATTTTTCACTGCCTTACTGTACGCTAGTATTTACGATCTGATTAAAGCATTTTTCATCCCAGTCAATAATTTGTGTGCCCACAtgcactggaggaaaaaaaaaaaaaaactgatcggAATTTTCCTGTCACTACTCCTCTAGGTTAGaatttcacaaattatttttatctgtggTCTACTTTAGCTATGTTTTAAATATCACACAGAGCATCAATTCCCCAAGTTCCAAATTATCATCTCAAAAAAAATGACTAAAGTTAGTGTGAAAGTTGGCAATACTTTTGAAGCAATATGAACAAATGGTTTTGCCACATTTGCACATATTACTCTTTGAGCAGaactttttctctttgtcattgtCCTTCACACCTTAAGCTGTGCAcactgtggtttttgttttgttttgttttgtttttaccgtCCTCACCTGGTTCATGCAGTTGCTGACAAGGCAGCCTACCTCCAGAGTCTGAACTCTGCTGACCTGCTCAAAGCCCTCTGCTACCCCAGGGTCAAGGTCGGCAACGAGTACGTCACCAAAGGCCAGACTGTGCAGCAGGTAAGTGAACGGCCTCAATGAATCACACACATCCCCAGCCTTCTCAACACGTCTTTGGTAACGGCAACAATCATTACTCTGTCCACGAAGGTATACAACGCAGTGGGCGCCCTGGCCAAGGCCGTCTACGAGAAGATGTTCCTGTGGATGGTCACCCGCATCAACCAGCAGCTGGACACCAAGCAGCCCAGACAGTACTTCATCGGGGTCCTGGACATCGCCGGCTTTGAGATCTTTGATGTGAGTTGTTGGAGTAAGCGGCCCTGTTAAGGCCCCTCCGCTTCGTGTCTGCTCTGCCGAATTCCCCCTGGGTTTCCCAAACTCACTTGAGCTCTTTGGTGTTTGCAACGCCCTAGTTCAACAGCCTGGAGCAGCTGTGCATCAACTTCACCAACGAGAAGCTGCAACAGTTCTTCAACCACCACATGTTCGTGCTGGAGCAGGAGGAGTACAAGAAGGAGGGCATCGAGTGGGAGTTCATCGACTTTGGGATGGACCTGGCTGCCTGCATCGAGCTCATCGAGAAGGTGAGTAGGACTTTTCAAGCCTTCGGTATGTGAAAAACAAACTGTCCACCTCCTCATGCTGAATGAACTGCAATCCCAATTCTCAAAGAACCAGCAGCGGTGTTTTATGACATTCCTGGGCACAGTGACCAGGTGCATGGTGCATCACAAGCGACATATTAAGGAGtagtttttcatagaaaaatgatTGCAATACATACACATCCACAGACACAAGGATTcacatttctccctcttttcacttccttctccctcactttTGTTCCTACATGATCTCTTGGGGATGGGTGACAGGAATGAAATCACAGCTAGTCCTGTGAGTACGGTCATTGATCCTGGCTGTCCCATGATGGTGTGCCATGCATGAATCATCCTTCACGGGTATCAAGGCAGGATATGTCAAGGTGTCTTATAGGCTGGGAGGGCAGCTTTTCAGTTGTTGCAGTCAGTAAGACCATGTGGACTGCTGAATAAACAGCCTTACCTGGAAGGGGAGCCCTAAATTCCCCTTTATCAAAGAGGTGGGGCAATGATTCTATCGGTTGTGTGTATACTAAAACCCAACAAGCAATCATTAAGCACTTTTGAATGTGCACTGGGCACTCACCACATGCCTAGGGAAGCCCACACAGTACATGGTTACATGCGAACACTAGCCTGAGCAGACGAAAGGGAAAAGTAAGTACAACCGCCATCTATGACAACTTCACACACTcatgtcaaaattcatcaaaatatGAAAGAGGAGGGGGTAATATCAGCCTGGGTCTACCCAATTAGaggaaaataactttaatttGGTGATACAGTATCTCTGCTATTCACAAAAACTGTGTGGTACTCAGTTCATGGAACATCAAAATAGGTTTGGGGAGACAATTTGTGACTGAACATCATCAACATTGAGTTTTCTATCAGTCGTTCATATCAAACTTGCCACTGAAAGGAGTCGATCTGCTTACAAAGCAAAACCTAATTATCATCACTCAACTCCACAGAGTGCGGAACATAGCACAGAGTACAGAGAGTTCTAATGATACAACGTGAGATGCACTTTTCTCCTGGGAACAGACCATTTTTAATCATTAGCttcaatttctcttctcttcatacTTTTGTCATGTCTAGAGTTGAGGTGAAGGAAATTACACTGTCAGTAGGGAAAAAAGTAtttagatagatacatacatggGATAAAGAATTCAGCTTTGAAACGGTAGTTTCGGAATTTAATTTTATACTCTGAACATAAAGTTTGCCAAATGGCAcagatgggctttttttttttaattgagtcttTCTAGCAAATATATTTCCCATATGTCCTTGATACAGGACTGTTTCATGTTTCAgtagcagaggagaggcagcaaAGTAGAACCATGCCTATTGAATTTCTTATCACCCGAACTCTTATTCTGGAACATGTTCAGGTTTCCACCAAGTACATAAACTATTAGAGCACACTTTTCTGAGGGACTCATATTATCATCCCTTTTTTCCTACTCTCAGCCTATGGGCATCTTCTCCATCCTGGAGGAGGAGTGCATGTTCCCCAAGGCCACGGACACCTCCTTCAAGAACAAGCTGTACGAACAGCATCTTGGCAAGTCCAACAACTTCCAGAAGCCCAAGCCTGCCAAAGGCAAGGCCGAGGCCCACTTCTCGCTGGTGCACTACGCCGGCACCGTGGACTACAACATTGCCGGCTGGCTGGACAAGAACAAGGACCCGCTGAACGAGACCGTGGTTGGGCTGTACCAGAAGTCCGCAATGAAGACTCTGGCTCTCCTCTTTGCCGGGGGACAAAGTGCTGAAGCAGGTTGTTAATATCACTAATATGTTCCTAGagtcacaaaacaaaaatatactttttatcaGAGACTGATATAGTTATCTCAAAACCTAACATGAAAATACTGGCCAATATGGACTTAATGATAGGAAGTATATTTAGTGAGTCTTATGATCATAGGCTTTCAGAGCTAAAATTGACACTATGGATCATTTTGTCCATGGCCTCATTTCAcccatgaggaaacagagactcaaaGGTTAAGTGACGTGCTCAAGATCATACAgcttatttcaattattttgataGTATCGGTTCCTTAAAGGATCCAGCTAAGCTGGAGATGAAGAAATCCTTTGTCAAGGCACTAGTGCTTAAGGAATGCAAGTTGTGTTCTCCTAAGTCCCCTAAGACTAGATGTGCAAGCAGAGGTAGAGAAACACAAGCAAACAGGAAGCAGGACTTGCCTGCAGGTTAGCAGAGGCTCACCTCCCTGGCACCATGCATGCAACTTTGCCTCTTCTCTGGGGGATGTGTGCACTAAGGCGGCATTACTCCTCTGTCTTCTGGCACTCCCCCTCTGCTGATTTGGAGGAGAGGGGTCCTACCTCTTCCCCACATCTACCCTTTTCATGCACAGTtcttttattgttgctgttgttgttttcctgaATACCTATAATGTGAGCCAATGCATCTATTTCCCTAATCCAGAGCTGAAGGAGGAAAGATACAGAGGGAAGATGAGGGATGATACAAGTGAATGAGTGCACATTTAAATTCCAGAGGGAACCTTGGGAGTCCTTATACCTATGGATGGTACAAATTAAATAGTTTTAATTcttctatattatttttcagaaagtggCGGtggaaaaaaaagtggcaaaaagAAGGGTTCTTCTTTCCAGACAGTGTCAGCGCTTTTTAGGGTACAGTATATTCTTGAATGCCAAAAAAACTACTTCTGTGACAAATTAAATTATcgtaacttaaaaaaacttttttaaaagagatctATAGTGAAACATAAAAAAGGTAATGTtgtacaaaggaaaatgaaaaatgtgttaggaaaaactgaacaaaaataaaacctgcagTGTGAGTTCAAACCTTACAATATATGAAACATCTCCCTTCAAAGCTCCAAATCTAAAAGATCTAGCGTTGAACAAATTTCACATGAAATCAAACCCTCTCTGGAAGCAACTACTGTAGTCAGTTACATTGACTTTATTCATGAAATGGAGCCCATTAACTACAGATCCTTGATAGGGAGTCTCACGTAAATGCAACAAAAAACGATTTTAAAACTTTCCCTATGGTTCTCAGGAGAATTTGAACAAGCTGATGACCAACCTGAGGAGCACTCACCCCCACTTTGTACGCTGCATCATCCCCAATGAAACCAAAACTCCCGGTAAGACTCTTCTGACATCCAAGTAAGACTCCAGTGTGACTTCACTATTCTATAGACATACAGACAACacgtttgtttgcttgcttgtttgtttgtttgtttgtaaggGGCCATGGAGCATGAACTTGTCCTGCACCAGCTGAGGTGTAACGGAGTGCTGGAAGGCATCCGCATCTGCAGGAAGGGATTCCCCAGCAGAATCCTTTATGCAGACTTCAAACAGAGGtttgtgtctcatttttttctccctttcaatGTGCTAGTCCAGATCATTATTGCCATGCAATTCAAACATCTTTTAACTTTTCCCCGAAAACcgaaattctggggcgcctgggtggctcagtcggttatgcatctgactcttggttttggctcaggtcatgatctcatagtttgtgggatcaaccCCTGTgtcagggtccatgctgacagtgcagagcctgcttgggattctctctccccatctctctctgcccctcccctgctcatgctcgctctctctctctctctctctctcaaaagaaataaataagcatttttttaaaaagaaaactgaaatgcaaTTATCAGAAAGAATGAAGCCTTGGTTTATATTATactgtttttaaacatattttcccaAGGTTTATCTAAAGCACTGCTTGattattttaatggaattttttcctcaaaactcagtctattattttttcaatgataGTTACTATGAGTTTtggtaagaaaaacaaactttcaTATTCTTTAAATTCTGATAGATACAAGGTTCTAAATGCAAGTGCTATCCCAGAGGGTCAGTTCATTGATAGTAAGAAGGCTTCTGAGAAACTTCTGGGGTCTATTGATATCGACCACACCCAGTACAAATTCGGTCATACCAAGGTACCAATCTACCTAAATCTCTATCATAATTTCATCACCTTGGGACTTTCTCTTGAGTGGAAATGACATATCTCGCTTGTTCTTTGGCCAGGTTTTCTTTAAAGCTGGCCTGTTGGGAACTCTAGAGGAGATGCGAGATGAAAAGCTGGCCCAACTCATCACACGCACCCAGGCTGTGTGCAGAGGGTACCTGATGAGAGTAGAATTCAAGAAGATGATGGAGAGGAGGTGAGGGACCTCGTTCTCCACATTTTCATAGTTGAATCCGATGCAGTCATTACTTCTGTTGAGTGCCAGTCACTGCCCACATTCTTCTTCATttccatatttgttcttcctacagAGAGTCCATCTTCTGCATCCAGTACAACGTCCGCGCCTTCATGAACGTCAAGCACTGGCCCTGGATGAAGCTGTATTTCAAGATCAAGCCCCTCCTCAAGAGCGCCGAGACCGAGAAGGAGATGGCCACCATgaaggaagaatttgagaagacCAAGGAAGAGCTGGCGAAGTcagaagcaaaaaggaaagaacttGAGGAGAAGATGGTAGCTCTGatgcaagagaaaaatgacttaCAGCTTCAAGTTCAATCTGTGAGCATTAGTCCCTGCACAGCTCAGCCACTTCTTATCCTCCAAACGCTGTATAAGTAGATATGAAACATTTTTAGTTTAAGGTTTATAAATCAATGGTTTCCACTAAAATATGTGTTGTCACTGTTCATCTTTCAAAAATACTCAGACTCAGACCTGAAGAAGCAATAGACATGAAGTCACAAATTACGCTGCATATGTTCATATGCACATCCATACGTAGTATGGAAATCAGAGAGCAAAGTCATAAAGTTATCCAGagatgttttccttcctttatagAACCTTCTCTTAGATGAGACTGTTGTTTCCTTAGGGAATACATTGTGCATAAAATAGAAGTTATGCTGTTCTTACCAGGGTGAGGAAAAGGTTAAATTAATGAACCCCTCAAACCTGAGAAAACCGAGTCCAAGAATTAACAACTGCCTTCCAAAGCAGCACAAGTGCAGATTTGGCCAAAGGGCTAGTTTTCCCGATTTGGTCTTCCACACATGGATATCTGGAGGAAACTGTTACTATACTTAATCAGTGGATTAAAATTACTAACATTTTGTCTACTGGACTTTTAAAAGTTGGCATATGTATTGACCAAACTGGTTGAGTCACTAAAGTATCCAccttttaataaattattgtgTCTTTGCAGATATAGCTTATACAAATGGAAGTGTTTAATTTCCCCCATTAGGAAGCAGATGGCTTGGCTGACGCAGAGGAAAGATGCGACCAGCTGATTAAAACCAAAATCCAGCTggaggccaagatcaaagagctgACTGAGAGAGCTGAGGATGAGGAGGAGATCAATGCCGAGCTGACGGCCAAAAAGAGGAAACTGGAGGACGAGTGTTCAGAGCTCAAGAAAGACATCGATGACCTTGAGCTGACCCTGGCCAAGGTTGAAAAGGAGAAACATGCCACAGAGAACAAGGTACAATCATGATCCATTTTAGAGGGTTTAAAAGTGCTAGCTTGTTACAGAAATACTTTAACTAAAAGTTTAATCTTAAAATCaatgaatatgaaagaaaagtaCCATCATATATATGTCATCTTCACCATTTCTATCTAATTACCTTGACCCTTACCTCCCATATTTTTCAGCTATGGAGGCCTGGGTTAGCTTCTCGTCTCCATTTTCCATCTTAGGCTGACACTGCCCTAAGCTATTACCATGTTTTTTGTCAAGATGACGGGATGTCATTAACATTCTATAATCTGTTCAAATCTAAGGTGAAAAACCTCACAGAAGAGATGGCAGGCCTGGACGAAACCATCGCTAAGCTGACCAAGGAGAAGAAGGCCCTCCAGGAGGCCCACCAGCAGACCCTGGATGACCTACAGGCAGAAGAGGACAAGGTCAACACGCTGACCAAAGCTAAAACCAAGCTCGAGCAGCAAGTGGATGATGTAAGTGTGAAAAACACAGTATTTCCTCTTAAGATAAAACAAACAGTTGTGACATATGCCTTTCTCTGTGGGtttgaaaataatcattaaaattccCATGCTATTTGgtgcatcttttaaaattctcctgtGCATCTTTGGTGGCCAGTAACATATGGTTCAGTGCCTCaggactgaaataaataaaatacactataaATTTAGCTTGAAGGGTCtctggaacaagaaaagaaactccACATGGACCTAGAAAGAGCC is drawn from Panthera uncia isolate 11264 chromosome E1, Puncia_PCG_1.0, whole genome shotgun sequence and contains these coding sequences:
- the MYH4 gene encoding myosin-4 codes for the protein MSSDAEMAVFGEAAPYLRKSEKERIEAQNRPFDAKNSVFVVDAKESYVKSTVQSREGGKVTVKTDAGATVTVKEDQIFSMNPPKYDKIEDMAMMTHLHEPAVLYNLKERYAAWMIYTYSGLFCVTVNPYKWLPVYNPEVVTAYRGKKRQEAPPHIFSISDNAYQFMLTDRENQSILITGESGAGKTVNTKRVIQYFATIAITGEKKKEEPTPGKMQGTLEDQIISANPLLEAFGNAKTVRNDNSSRFGKFIRIHFGATGKLASADIETYLLEKSRVTFQLKAERSYHIFYQIMSNKKPELIEMLLITTNPYDFAFVSQGEITVPSIDDQEELMATDSAVDILGFSTDEKAAIYKLTGAVMHYGNMKFKQKQREEQAEPDGTEVADKAAYLQSLNSADLLKALCYPRVKVGNEYVTKGQTVQQVYNAVGALAKAVYEKMFLWMVTRINQQLDTKQPRQYFIGVLDIAGFEIFDFNSLEQLCINFTNEKLQQFFNHHMFVLEQEEYKKEGIEWEFIDFGMDLAACIELIEKPMGIFSILEEECMFPKATDTSFKNKLYEQHLGKSNNFQKPKPAKGKAEAHFSLVHYAGTVDYNIAGWLDKNKDPLNETVVGLYQKSAMKTLALLFAGGQSAEAESGGGKKSGKKKGSSFQTVSALFRENLNKLMTNLRSTHPHFVRCIIPNETKTPGAMEHELVLHQLRCNGVLEGIRICRKGFPSRILYADFKQRYKVLNASAIPEGQFIDSKKASEKLLGSIDIDHTQYKFGHTKVFFKAGLLGTLEEMRDEKLAQLITRTQAVCRGYLMRVEFKKMMERRESIFCIQYNVRAFMNVKHWPWMKLYFKIKPLLKSAETEKEMATMKEEFEKTKEELAKSEAKRKELEEKMVALMQEKNDLQLQVQSEADGLADAEERCDQLIKTKIQLEAKIKELTERAEDEEEINAELTAKKRKLEDECSELKKDIDDLELTLAKVEKEKHATENKVKNLTEEMAGLDETIAKLTKEKKALQEAHQQTLDDLQAEEDKVNTLTKAKTKLEQQVDDLEGSLEQEKKLHMDLERAKRKLEGDLKLAQESTMDVENDKQQLDEKLKKKEFEMSNLQSKIEDEQALAMQLQKKIKELQARIEELEEEIEAERASRAKAEKQRSDLSRELEEISERLEEAGGATSAQIEMNKKREAEFQKMRRDLEEATLQHEATAATLRKKHADSVAELGEQIDNLQRVKQKLEKEKSELKMEIDDLASNMETVSKAKGNLEKMCHTLEDQLSEVKTKEEEQQRLINELSAQKARLHTESGEFSRQLDEKEALVSQLSRGKQAFTQQIEELRRQLEEESKAKNALAHALQSARHDCDLLREQYEEEQEAKAELQRSMSKANSEVAQWRTKYETDAIQRTEELEEAKKKLAQRLQDAEEQVEAVNSKCASLEKTKQRLQNEVEDLMIDVERTNAACAALDKKQRNFDKVLAEWKQKYEEAQAELEASQKESRSLSTELFKVKNAYEESLDHLETLRRENKNLQQEISDLTEQIAEGGKHIHELEKVKKQIDQEKSELQAALEEAEGSLEHEEGKILRIQLELNQVKSEIDRKIAEKDEEIDQLKRNHLRMVESMQSTLDAEIRSRNDALRIKKKMEGDLNEMEIQLNHANRQAAEAIKNLRNTQGILKDTQLHLDDAVRGQEDLKEQLAMVERRANLLQAEIEELRASLEQTERSRRVAEQELLDASERVQLLHTQNTSLINTKKKLETDISQIQGEMEDIVQEARNAEEKAKKAITDAAMMAEELKKEQDTSAHLERMKKNLEQTVKDLQHRLDEAEQLALKGGKKQIQKLEARVRELENEVETEQKRNVEAVKGLRKHERRVKELTYQTEEDRKNVLRLQDLVDKLQTKVKAYKRQAEEAEEQSNVNLSKFRKLQHELEEAEERADIAESQVNKLRVKSREVHTKIISEE